The genomic region GTGGATGAAATGAAGCCCCTCCTGTGTCCATCTGCTTCTTTCAGAAAGCCTGGCTTCTCCCTCTCAGTCCCGTCTagctgaaggagggaagaaagaaagacacGCAACAGTCAAtttctgcctcagttgccccatctttaaaatgtctGATCACCCAAATTAATATATGTGAggttcttcccctgcccccttagGTAGTAACATTATTGAGTATTGGTTTTTTACGTGGAAAAACGGTAAGAAAATTGTTGGGCTTTTGTTCCAAACCTAGAGGAATTTAAGCGCAGTATGGAGAGGGAGATGTTAATTGAACCATTTGATTCCCTCATGTGTCTGCTTTCCATCCCCGGTGATAGGGAATTACAGAAACAGTGCAAGACGTTTGTTGAAACTGTCTGTCGTCCTCATTCAGAAATCGCTATCGCAGCCCAAAATAGGCCAACATTTTAAAACCAGTTTTTAAATCTAGTAGGTCCTGGGAATCCAGGAGACCTACCCATCCAACTACCCATCCACCCGTCCattctcccccccttcttacctccttcccttctccacagcacctgtatatatgtatatatgtttgtacatatttattactgtatttatttattttacttgtacatatctattctatttattttattttgttagtatgtttgtttttgttctctgtcttccccttttagacggtgagcccactgttgggtagggactgtctctatatgttgccaattcgtacttcccaagcgcttagtacagtgctctgcacatagtaagcgctcaataaatacgattgatgatgatgatgatgatccaacttCTCtccttatcctttttttttttaatatctcaatgattttttttccctttgactTTTTAGAAGGGGATTTATGAGTCAGGGACTCTGTCACCTTCTGTATAATTTGGCTCTGCTGCCAGCGCTTCAGTACTATAATGGCCGTAATATTAATGAGCTGAAGAATGTGATTCACAGCGTTAAATCACTCATCAATCCAGGCGCTTGCCCGTAATTGGCTCTCTCCACAGCAGAGCAAATTCAGAGTGGCAGAGTTGACCTTACATTTTCCTAGCCCCACTAAGAAGCAGTTAGAATCGTGATTTGGTGTGGATTTCCAAAAAGAACAGGGTTACGTGCTCAAAGCTTTTCAGAAAATGAGTCTTGGACATTAGTGGGGGGGGGTTAGCCTCACCCCTCGGGGTAGAGGCAGAGGACGGCCGTCCCCAGCAGAACTTAAAAATGGGAGACTGAGCTCTAGCAGACAGGGATCTAATCATTATGATGGTgataagtgtttttttttaaaaaaaaatagtatttaagtgctcagtatatgccaggcactaagcactggtagatataagccaatcaggttggatgcagtccgggacccacttgggactcccgtcttaatctccgtttgtagatgaggtcatggagacccagagaagttgagtgacttgcccgaggatgcacagcagcaggccagtggcagaatcaggattggaacccagtccttctgattcctaggcccacgctGTCTCAACTAAGCCGTTCTGCTTCTCGTGATAGCTCTTACTAATGTgtcaggagctggggtagatagaagatagtttgaatgcagtccctgtcttgaatggggctcacagtggaagagggagggaaaatgggtgtgttatccctattttacaggtgagaaagtaGAGGcaaagtgaagcgactagcccgCACAGGCcactggaatgataataataatgataacggtatttgttaagcgcttactaattgctagacactgtactaagcgctggagtggatacaagcaactcaggctggatacagtccctgtcccgcgtggggctcacaatctcaatccccattttgtagttatctagctgaggcgcagagaaatgaagtgaattgcatcatcatcatcaatcgtatttattgagcgcttactatgtgcagagcactgtactaagcgcttgggaagtacaaattggcaacgtatagagacagtccctacccaacagtgggctcacagtctaaaagggggagacagagaacaaaaccaaacatactaacaaaataaaataaataagatagatatgtacaagtaaaataaataaataaataaatagagtatgtgcaaataataaattatttattatttataaattattattatttataaataaataaatttgtacaaccatatatacatatatacaggtgctgtggggaagggaaggaggtaagatggggggatggaggggggaagagggggagaggaaggaaggggctcagtctgggaattgcaGACACCCAGTAGACgagtggccgaggtgggattagaacccagcgctGGATGGCATCTAAGGTGTCCCTTGGTCCATGCTGGGGTCAAGAGTTGGGCTACTGTGTGACTATAGTTGTCCCAACAGTCTGAGAGAGATCCAGGTGTCCAAAATGCCCTCCTGTGTGTGGCACTAAAAGTGTTCCCTGGCCACTCCGAGCTAAATTTTGCGCTCACGATCACCTGTGGCACTGCTCTTTTTAGAGATTGCTGCTATTGAAGCACTTTCTCATTcccatcttcccactcttcctttttctctgaaATGATTTTCCGTCCATTCCCCCCAACCtgcagaatgtaagcttcttgagggcacggattcaatcaatcaattaatcaatcaatcgtatttattgagcgcttactgcgtgcagagcactgtactaagcgcttgggaagtacaagttggccacatatagagacagtccctacccaacagtgggctcacagtctaaaagggggagacagagaacaaaaccaaacatactaacaaaataaaatgaatagatatgtacaagtaaaataaatagagtaataaatatgtacaaacatatatacaggtgccctggggaagggaaggaggtaagattagggggatggagagggggacgagggggagaggaaggaaggggctcagtccgggaaggcctcctggaggaggtgagctctcagtagggccttgaagagaggaagagagctagcttggcgactaactctgttgtgtgtcCCAAGTGGttttagtacaggctctgcatgcaataggtgttcagtacataccactgactgacagcaATGTGGcccactttgaaaaaaaaaaggtttgaaaAATCGGCAAAAAGCAGTATCTTACGATAAGCTGACTATGAAAAATGATACAATGGGCTCTCTGTGTGTCCCTTCTGTGGGCCTGACCCTTCACCCTGAGGGAGGGTCATGTTGCTTCTTTCCCTTCATTTTTGGAGTTGTGATGTCTCGCCGGGATCTGATAGATAGCTGTGCTCTGATTGGGCATGCCCTTCCCTGCCTTTGGCTCGCCGATCCGTTCCGGGAGAAGTGCGTTCTTGGAAGTCATTCCCGGTTGCTCTGGAAATAGGTTCATGGAACTCAGCAGCCACCGCGACTATAAAGACTACCGGGAAACCCTCCTGAGCCGTCCGATGCTGTTCTTCACCGATGTGAGGACTGGGACAGGGCCCTCCTGTCAAGGTAGGCTGTCTACGTCTTCACGTCTCTtcaagtcttaataataataataataatggcatttgttaagtgcttactatgtgcaaagcactgttctaagcactgggggggatacaaggtgatcaggttgtcccacgtggggctcacagtcttaatccccattttacagatgaggtaactgaggctcagagaagttaaatgacttgcccaaggtcacacagccgacacgtggcggagccgggattcgaacccatgacctccaactccaaagcccgggctctttccactgagccacgctgcttctctaagtcttgcTCCCATCTACCCTCCCCTGGTCCGATGAAGGAGCTTGGAAATTCCCTTTCGCGTGTGCTTTAAAACTCTCTTTTACGTGCTGCTCTTCCCGGGAGACAGGCAGTGTTTATTAATAGTGCCTGAAATTCCAAAGGCGAGGAATTCTCCACTCTTTTCTCCTCTAAGACTCTCCCAGGAATTGTGCCTGGCACAAGACAtaagttctattttttttttcccaaacagTCCTCCGAATGGTAAGAGTTAGGAGAAGACGATCTAAACATTATTTAgagtttaatgtctctctctccctctagactgtaggctccttgtgggcagggaacatgtctaccaactctgttatattgtattcagtATAACGCTGCTGtatcgtgttctcccaagcgcttagttcagtgctctgcacatagtaagtctcttttagactgtgagcccactgttgggtagggactgtctctatatgttgccagcttgtacttcccaagcgcttagtacatcatcatcatcaatcgtatttattgagcgcttactatgtgcagagcactgtactaagcacttgggaagtacaaattggcaacatatagagacagtccctacccaacagtgggctcacagtctaaaagagtacagtacagtgctctgcacacagtaagcgctcaataagtatgattgatgatgatgagtaagcgatcaataaatacgatttattgctCTGCACCGAACAAACGCTtactaaatgtgattgattgaatcctaaGCAACCTCGACTgagccattcagttgtatttactgaatgctttactgtgtgcagagcactgtactaagcgcttgggagggtataacagaacaataaacagacccattctctgcccatgaagaGAGGGCGAGAGTAAAGACCGAAAGAGGTCAACACTTGCTGAGATTGTGATACGGGCCCACACTCATTTGGGCCCTTGTTCCCGCGGGAACAAGATATACGTCTTATCGTTGTTTTGTTGGCGGCTGTGTTGTGAGGAAAGTCTGGGCCAGATGAATCCTAATAAAAGGGAAATTTAAGTTCCAAACCCAAACTCCAGTGGGGAGCAACATTGCGGAACAGGACACAGGGATTCGACTTTGCCTCAGGGACGTGCGAGGAACGGAGGCCGAGTCTGAAGGGCCTCTGGACGCAATgagtgataataaatacgatcggttgttatatttgagcgctcactgtgtgcaaagacaGTACAATATGAGAAAACAGACACATGATCAGTTTGGTTAAAGGAAGCCAAGCGCTGTACAGTCATCATCACAGGAATATTAGGTTTCTTAGACATCCCAGTGGCTATCGCAGCCAAAAGAGGGCTGAGGCCGATGCAGTTGCATGATTTCGTGTGTACTTTTGTGTATACCGATCTCTctacatatgtaaatatatgaCTCAATACTAAGATCATTGTATATTTGTGtcctttaatgatggcatttattaagcgcttactatgtgcaaagcactgttctgaaaagTGCTATAAAGCAAACGTATTTGAGAgccgattgtgtgcagagcactgtactcagcgctggggagagaatataggattagtggacatgatccctgccttcaaggagctttagaatctagcaggggagagagacgctaaaacaaattacagataggaggaagtaatctgGTATAAAGATTTATTTGTAAATGCTACGGGGGTTTGCCCCACCTTTCTCGATAGCCACGAACCAGGCTGCTCTTTCTGCCGTGTTGGTTTCCCCATATCCAGAAGCAGCAATGAGTCCGGGAGttagaattcattctttcattcattcggtcgtatgtattgagcgcttactgtgtgcagagcactgtactaagcgcttgggaagaacaagttggcaacatatagaggcagtccctacccaacagcgggctcacagtctagaagggggagacagagaacaaaaccaaacatattaaccaaataaaataaatagaataaatatgtacaagtaaaataaatagagtaataaagatgtacaaacatatatacatatatacaggtgctgtggggaggggaaggaggtaaggtggggaccTTAgatgtcctgagttctaatttcagccctgCCACATACccgctggatgaccttaggcaagtcacctaacgtctctgtgcctcagtttcctcatcttccgaatggggaattcaatacctgttctccctcctacttagattgtgagccctggttacctcgtactaagctctggagtagatacagtgcttggcacagagtaagcgcttagcaaataccgcactTAACCAGCTGCAGTCTTCCTTTGCCCTAGGCTTTGCCTTGTGCTTGAAGTTTCTTCTGTTCCGGAGCTTTCAGGTGCCCCGTTTCAGCTCACCGATAAGACAGTTGTTTGGACACCCTACCACTCCCATGGAGGTGGTGAAGTGGCATCGTTCCAGGGGTCCATTGCACGTGATCCTGCCTTGACATTTGTGTATCACGTGGGCCGTTTGTGGTGACCCTGATAGAACGGCTCAAGGAACTGGATGTGGCATtaggacagtgctaagcgcttagtacagtgctctgcacacagtaagtgctcaataaatacgattgattgattgactggttggttcAGACCTCACCACCATATTTAAGACCTGCACCAGTGTCTCTCTGTAGGCCTTCAGGTCGGTTTGAGACTCGATGCCTCAATGTCACACCACTCTGATAATCCTTCTTGACAcgcttttctacttccttgtctctCAGGGTACTACTTTGGGGCAGGAGGTTGCCAGTGAAGATCTgggcacttttttatggcatttattaagctcttactatgtgcaaagcactgttctaagcgctgggggggatacaaggtgatcaggttgtcccatggggggctcacagtcttcatccccatattacagatgaggtaactgaggcccagagaagtgaagtgacttgcccaaagtcacacagctgacaattggcagagttgggatttgaacccatgccctctgactccagagcccgtgctctttccactgagccacgctgcttctctagagctcagttatttaaaaaaaagttaacaaAAACTAGCCTCTGTTCCTGGGTTTTCCATCTTTCTGCTTCTCCAACCGGAAAAGAAACCATTTATGCTTACCCTTTGCTTCCTAGTATTtacgcttttttttttaagtctgcaGTCAACATTTTCTAAAATTCCACGGTTGCTCTTATTTTTAAACCCTTTGATGTGGAAACTTGTCAAAGGCCTTTTCAAGTCTGTTCATTGGACCGCCCCCGCCTCCAGCCCCGTGATTTTTGGCCCCTTCAAAGAACTCTGGAAAATGAATGAAACACAATTTCCCCTAACAGAAATACTATTGTCTTTCTTTAAGTGTTCAGTGATCTTAATCAGTTAATAGAGGGCAGTTTTTCGGCATAGAAGTGAGACGCCTGGATCTATAATTCCCAGGGTCATTTGGGAGACCCTTTTTGAGAGGGGCAGAATTATCAAGCCGTCTTCTGTAATGACAGGCTACACGCTCTTGCCATGAGTTCTGCAACTTGTCGGAACTCCTAAATGACCGAACGGCTTCCATAATCCCAAATCCATCCTAGCTTTTCGTCAGCAGTAATGACCGTGTCCAGCTTCGGCACTCTTATGGTGAGACTATGTCGTATTTTCAGAAAAAACCTATGCACTTCTTGTGAATACACGACACCCTAAGATAAGAAGACAGATAGAACACGGGATGGATCAAGTCATTTCCTCAGTGTTTGGAGAAAGCTACAGCCTTCGGGTGAGTTTGGGAAAGGCTACGTTCGGGGTTGCTAAAGGAAGGAAAGGTAAATGAGCCTGTATGGAAAGAATAAGGGATTTGGGTGTCCAAATCTGTCTCGCCCATTAAGATGCCTTGTGGGCAAAAAACACATCTGTTGCTTGTGTTcctctctaccaagcacttagtacagtgcagcacacCGGGGGCACTCAATATATTCCGTTACAACCCCTAGCTCTTGCTGTATTTTGTGGCTTTGGGAGAATATCAtggtctctggggcctcagttctaCCCTTTGTGAAGCAAGGATTATAATATCTATCTGCCTCCACCCTATATCCAAGGAACAGTGGAAAAAATTAACAGGAGGCTAACATTTGCCATGACTTTAGAGAGCCATAGAAGTGGACACCTATAAATCCCAGTTAATTCTGTTCAAAGGATGGGATAAAAAGGCAGCAGTCCAGAGCGAAAGAGTAATTTCACCTTTGAGCCCATTGCTTTCAGAGACTGGCTTTACATCAAGCCTGCCTTCGTTCCCAGAAAATCATGTTGGGTGCTCCTGGTTTGATCATGTGTTGTACCTGAACTGTGTTACTCGGGTTATTACATTTCCAAGTCTGTATCCATCTGTGATTTATTGAATGCGTGCTGAgaatgcagcactgtactaaacacttggtagagtgcagtgtactatcaatcaatcaatcaatcaattgtatttattgagcgcttactatgtgcagagcactgtactaagcgcttgggaagtacaaattggcaacacatagagacagtccctacccaacagtgggctcacagtctaaaagggggagacagagaacaaaaccaaacataccaacaaaataaaataaataggatagaaatgtacaagtaaaataaataaatgaataaataaatagagtaataaatatgtacaaccatatatacatatatacaggtgctgtggggaagggaaggaggtaagatggggggatggagaaggggacgagggggagaggaaggactagactaagctcctcgtgggcagggaatgtgtctcccaacatactctcccaagcatttagtacagtgctccgcacacagtaagcgctcaataaatgccattgattgagtgtggTAGCATTAAtaggtgagccctttgttgggtagggattgtctctacctgttgccgaattgtactttccaagcgcttagtacagttctctgcacacagtaagcgctcaataaatacgactgaatgaacgaatgaatgtgcttCCTACCCTCGAGGAGGCTGACGAGGTCTAGGAGCCCTCATTTTAAATAAAACCAAATGAACAAGGGCATGCAGTGTAGAAAGACATTTTCAGTACAAAAATGGGGAAAAGTAGAGATACACCAAttctctgttttctttttaatcGATTGTTTTTACCGTCTAACTCAGAACATCAAGTTCATACCTTCTGATGGTGTCAGGGAAGCAAAGTACTTTaaagcttttctctctctccctttttcttataGTTTGACTTTCAGaaagtggtgaagagtttttttCCTCCGGGAAGTGAAGTGGTTAATGGAGAAGATCTAAGCTTTGCGTATGAATTCAAATCCGATGCCCTGTTTGATTTCTTCTACTGGTTTGGGCTCAGCAAAAGCACAGTCGAAGTGACTGGAAAAGTTCTGAATTTGTCTAGTACCAGTCCAGCGAAGAAGGAGACAATCAAGTTATTTCTGGAAAAGATGAGCGAGCCCCTCGTCAGGAGGGCCAGTTTCTCCGACCGGAAGTTCAGCGTTACCTCTAGAGGTGGGTTTGCGCCTGCTGTTGTAtcttttatctgtaaattatttatttctattaatgtctatctctcccacttatcaatcagtggtactggagtgcttactgtgggcagagcgctgtgctaagcacttgggagcgtacagtataatagagttggtagacaggttccctgcccacagtgagtttccagtccagaaggggagacagacattaagataaattaatttcagatatgtatatgtgtgttgtGGAACTGGTGGGGGAAATAGCAAGTGCCCAAAGTGCTTCCAATTTCCATGGACATTCCCTCTATTTCCATGAATTAGGTTGTCggcaccactgtcctccctatctTTGCAAGCCTGTAAGcttggtcttacctccttccctcccccacggcacctgtatatatgtatatatgtttgtacatatttattactctatttattttacttgcacatatctattctatctatttcattttgttaatatgtttggttttgttctctgtctcccccttctagactgtgagcccactgttgggtagggactgtctctgtatgtttctgacttgtacttcccaagcgcttagtacagtgctctgcacacagtaagcgctcagtaaatacgattgattgattgatcacactaCAGTAAAAATATGCATAGCAATGTGAATTGCTAGGCGTATTTGGTGGATTCTCCCCTTCCCTACTcacaagtatgtttggttttgttctctgtctcccccttttagactgtgagcccactgttgggtagggactgtctctatatgttgccaacttgtacttcccaagcgcttagtacagtgctttgcacaccgtaggcgctcaataaatacgattgattgattgattaaactagactgtaaggtcactgtgggcagggaacgtctctaccaactctgtattggcctctcgcaagtgttcagtacagtgctctgcacacaataagcactcaataaatacgattgattgattaaattagactgtaaggtcactgtgggcagggaacgtctctaccaactctgtattggcctctcgcaagtgttcagtacagtgctctgcacacaataagcactcagtagataccacagattgattttgGGGAAGCCGGTAGTAAATGGACCATTTTAGTGAGTGTCAGAGGATCAgttgatcaacagtatttattgggcacctaaggtgtgctgagcactgcagggACCGGCGAGATTGTAAAACCTGTCCAGGACACCGCCTTAGTTGCCACtgatttatttctctttctccgAGTGG from Tachyglossus aculeatus isolate mTacAcu1 chromosome 20, mTacAcu1.pri, whole genome shotgun sequence harbors:
- the MEDAG gene encoding mesenteric estrogen-dependent adipogenesis protein, which produces MAWEGSRPSLPSISSGELRRGLWTCDCELALLPLSQLLLLQAQAFQLRGDLLLLLPAPHRPSGGFNVFGHGFVRLDGRLYRLSNYIKRFMELSSHRDYKDYRETLLSRPMLFFTDVRTGTGPSCQEKTYALLVNTRHPKIRRQIEHGMDQVISSVFGESYSLRFDFQKVVKSFFPPGSEVVNGEDLSFAYEFKSDALFDFFYWFGLSKSTVEVTGKVLNLSSTSPAKKETIKLFLEKMSEPLVRRASFSDRKFSVTSRGSIDDVFNCSLSPRSSLTEPLLTGLPVPGVLESEES